In one Brevibacillus choshinensis genomic region, the following are encoded:
- a CDS encoding mandelate racemase/muconate lactonizing enzyme family protein, with translation MKITSITVSGIKLPLIRPFIVAYETYYDMPTLLVKVETDAGITGFGEATPDQHVTGETWESTYSMLVHHLAPLVIGEDPFAIERIHERMAETVYGSPSAKAAIDLACYDIMGKATGQPVYNLLGGRYHEVMPVPYVVSILEPSVMAEEAAQALKDGYSTIKIKVGTNPSMDVERIRAVRKAIGDGVQLRVDANQGWKNRALSVWVLEQVKDCNIDWIEQPVVADDITALAEIRRQIHIPVMIDEGVHGDREMRETIVKQAADKLNIKLMKAGGIYPALKLVAQAEMAGMECQVGSMVESAVATAAGAHLSAAKKTIISNELVGPLMFARDVAEFPYENKTIKLTDRPGLGLEVNEQAIAELTQMSTVINEK, from the coding sequence GTGAAAATCACATCGATTACCGTCTCTGGTATCAAGCTTCCTCTGATTCGACCGTTTATTGTCGCGTATGAAACGTACTACGATATGCCGACTCTCCTGGTTAAGGTGGAAACAGATGCAGGCATCACAGGGTTTGGCGAGGCTACGCCGGATCAGCATGTCACCGGGGAGACGTGGGAGAGCACGTACAGCATGCTCGTTCATCATCTGGCTCCGCTCGTGATCGGGGAGGACCCTTTTGCGATCGAACGCATCCACGAGCGCATGGCGGAGACAGTCTACGGTTCTCCGTCTGCCAAAGCTGCGATTGACCTGGCGTGCTATGACATTATGGGCAAAGCAACAGGGCAGCCTGTCTACAACCTCTTGGGTGGACGCTACCATGAAGTCATGCCTGTACCGTATGTCGTCAGCATCTTGGAGCCCAGCGTCATGGCCGAAGAGGCTGCACAGGCTCTCAAAGACGGGTACAGCACGATCAAAATCAAGGTGGGGACGAACCCATCCATGGATGTGGAGCGAATCCGTGCCGTACGAAAAGCGATCGGGGATGGGGTCCAGCTACGGGTCGATGCGAATCAGGGATGGAAGAACAGAGCGCTTAGCGTGTGGGTGCTGGAGCAAGTGAAAGATTGCAACATCGATTGGATCGAACAGCCGGTCGTTGCGGATGATATTACCGCTTTGGCTGAAATCCGCAGGCAGATCCACATTCCTGTCATGATCGACGAAGGCGTGCATGGTGACCGCGAGATGCGGGAGACGATCGTCAAGCAGGCGGCAGACAAGCTGAATATCAAGCTGATGAAAGCCGGAGGAATTTACCCGGCGTTGAAGCTGGTCGCCCAAGCCGAGATGGCTGGAATGGAATGTCAGGTCGGCTCGATGGTCGAATCAGCAGTAGCGACTGCAGCTGGAGCGCATTTATCTGCAGCTAAGAAGACGATCATCTCCAACGAGCTGGTCGGCCCATTAATGTTCGCCCGTGATGTAGCGGAGTTTCCGTACGAGAACAAAACGATCAAGCTGACCGATCGACCTGGGCTTGGACTCGAAGTAAATGAGCAGGCGATAGCGGAGCTGACTCAGATGTCGACGGTCATTAATGAGAAATAA
- a CDS encoding GNAT family N-acetyltransferase has protein sequence MELHISAEANQTDKAYVRNKMYEFNSAHFPAELKGRYQEVNLFVKDAQGNVFGGILSEICWNWLEVHYLYVSEELRTSGYGTKLMAEAEKIAREKKCDFIKLDTLSFQALDFYRKLGFEVYGEIQNAGGFTHYYLKKDL, from the coding sequence ATGGAATTGCACATCTCAGCGGAAGCGAATCAAACGGATAAAGCTTATGTCCGAAACAAGATGTACGAATTTAACTCCGCCCATTTCCCCGCAGAATTAAAAGGGAGATATCAAGAAGTAAATCTATTTGTAAAAGATGCCCAGGGCAATGTATTTGGAGGCATCCTCAGTGAAATTTGCTGGAACTGGCTGGAGGTGCACTATTTGTATGTGAGTGAAGAGCTCCGCACATCTGGCTATGGCACCAAGCTCATGGCTGAAGCTGAAAAAATCGCGCGAGAAAAGAAGTGTGATTTCATCAAGCTGGATACGTTAAGCTTTCAAGCGCTGGATTTTTATCGCAAGCTCGGCTTTGAGGTATATGGCGAGATTCAAAATGCTGGCGGGTTTACGCATTACTATCTGAAGAAGGATCTATAA
- a CDS encoding PCYCGC motif-containing (lipo)protein encodes MKSSRSWLIGVIATVLITGCSTQTAEPTINTNHSEEQHSNMPSDIQETTASAKVLPTFLDKVDPNIKMIYQIAGYSNELLQWIPCYCGCGEEAGHKHNGNCFIKEVEQDGSVVWDDHGTRCGTCLEIAFTSAKMLKEGKSVKEIRTFIDDTYKDGYGKPPPTPMPS; translated from the coding sequence TTGAAGTCTTCACGTTCATGGTTAATAGGTGTCATAGCTACTGTTCTGATTACGGGTTGTTCTACACAAACTGCTGAACCAACAATAAATACGAATCACTCGGAAGAACAACACAGCAACATGCCGAGTGATATCCAGGAAACAACAGCTTCCGCAAAAGTACTCCCAACTTTTTTGGATAAAGTAGATCCAAATATTAAAATGATTTATCAAATTGCAGGCTACAGCAATGAATTGCTGCAATGGATTCCCTGCTACTGTGGGTGTGGTGAAGAGGCTGGACACAAACATAATGGTAACTGTTTTATCAAAGAAGTGGAGCAAGATGGTTCTGTTGTTTGGGATGACCACGGAACACGATGTGGAACATGCTTGGAGATCGCTTTTACTTCTGCCAAAATGCTAAAAGAGGGCAAGAGCGTGAAAGAAATCAGGACTTTTATTGATGATACCTATAAAGACGGGTATGGAAAACCTCCCCCAACTCCCATGCCTAGTTAA
- a CDS encoding LysR family transcriptional regulator produces MDVRQLRYFIAVAEQLNFTEAAKTLYVAQPAVSQQIAYLEKKLGVQLFIRSKHSVELTHAGTVFLKDAREIVQRLDASIETVRQAEEGLVGTINIGLLSVSVRTFLPLVVRSFRKKYPNINIHFAFYNVGQINQKLENDEIDLAFTLSHGLGSMPGIACKKLWSQPYCVIMPHDHPLAANTLLRLEQLAQEPFVMLDRAQSPQGYDHILALCAKKGFSPTIVSHASRIDAVMLIVDAGIGITIQSRHVQMYATPTLRLVDLEGDDYEVDVVASWKEQTANRSVSLFLEEVEQTLGESK; encoded by the coding sequence ATGGACGTTCGTCAGCTCCGCTATTTTATTGCCGTCGCCGAACAGTTGAATTTTACAGAAGCGGCCAAGACACTCTATGTAGCTCAGCCTGCTGTGAGTCAGCAGATCGCTTATCTGGAAAAGAAGCTCGGCGTCCAACTGTTTATTCGCAGCAAGCATTCCGTTGAACTGACACATGCTGGGACCGTCTTTCTGAAAGATGCCCGCGAGATCGTCCAACGCCTGGATGCATCTATAGAGACCGTTCGCCAGGCTGAGGAAGGCTTGGTAGGTACGATCAACATCGGTCTCTTGAGTGTTTCTGTACGCACCTTCCTCCCTCTGGTCGTGAGATCGTTCCGCAAAAAATACCCAAACATCAACATTCATTTCGCCTTTTATAACGTCGGGCAGATCAACCAAAAGCTGGAGAACGACGAAATCGATCTTGCCTTCACTCTCTCACACGGACTAGGTAGCATGCCCGGTATCGCGTGCAAGAAGCTGTGGTCCCAGCCCTACTGTGTCATCATGCCGCATGATCATCCCCTCGCGGCGAACACTTTGCTACGTCTCGAGCAGCTGGCCCAAGAACCTTTTGTCATGCTGGATCGCGCACAATCCCCCCAAGGCTATGATCACATCCTGGCGTTGTGTGCAAAGAAGGGCTTTTCCCCTACTATCGTCAGCCATGCTTCGCGGATCGATGCTGTCATGCTCATCGTTGACGCAGGCATCGGGATCACCATCCAGTCCAGGCATGTACAAATGTATGCCACTCCTACTCTGCGCCTCGTCGATTTGGAAGGGGACGATTACGAGGTGGACGTCGTCGCATCATGGAAGGAACAGACAGCGAATCGTTCCGTTTCCCTGTTTCTGGAGGAAGTCGAGCAAACACTAGGCGAAAGCAAGTGA
- a CDS encoding tripartite tricarboxylate transporter permease — protein MDGFGSALSLENVLMAAVGALVGTFVGVLPGLGPTSAIAILLPLTGVLEPTQGIIMLAGIYYGAMYGGSTTAILLNIPGELSSVPTCLDGYPLAKKGKGGPALGISAIASFGAGVLGVIGLVFFAPILADQALKFGPPEYFALMLLALTLMVSLSGGSLIKSFLMGAFGYALALVGLGPSSGMPRFDYGVSQLMGGFDMISIIIGLFAVTEVLKGIEERRASAMITKPGSVYPGKEDLKKSAAPMLRGGLVGFFLGLLPGCSAAITAFLAYDLEKKVSRHPETFGKGAMEGVAAPEAANNATSSAGFIPLFSLGIPSSPPLAILLAGLMIYGLTPGPVLFEQHAPFVWTVIASMFVGNAMLLILNLPMVWVWVKLTRVPYGIMAPIILMFCTIGAYSVRNSMFDVLIAFLFGGLGFLFHKYKWPVVPLVLCFILGPLLEESFIQTMAMGAGDLSIVWNRPISLVLLIAAAALLVISILLNRRTNQRVKEARARGMDVA, from the coding sequence ATGGATGGATTTGGTTCCGCTTTGTCTCTGGAGAATGTGCTCATGGCTGCGGTGGGTGCCTTGGTCGGTACCTTTGTCGGAGTGCTGCCGGGTCTCGGTCCAACTTCGGCGATCGCGATTCTGCTGCCATTGACAGGCGTTCTCGAACCAACTCAGGGTATCATCATGCTGGCTGGCATTTACTACGGGGCGATGTACGGAGGGTCTACCACAGCCATTCTGCTCAACATCCCGGGGGAGCTATCATCTGTGCCGACTTGTCTGGATGGCTACCCTCTGGCCAAAAAAGGAAAAGGTGGTCCCGCGTTGGGGATTTCCGCGATTGCCTCTTTTGGCGCAGGCGTGCTGGGGGTCATTGGGCTGGTCTTTTTTGCTCCGATTCTGGCAGATCAAGCGCTGAAGTTTGGTCCTCCCGAGTATTTTGCACTCATGCTTCTCGCCCTCACTCTCATGGTTAGCCTGTCTGGAGGTTCTTTAATCAAGTCGTTTTTGATGGGGGCATTCGGCTATGCGTTGGCATTGGTTGGCTTGGGTCCCTCGTCAGGCATGCCCCGATTTGATTACGGCGTCTCCCAGTTGATGGGTGGATTTGACATGATCAGTATCATTATTGGCCTTTTTGCTGTGACAGAGGTGCTAAAGGGGATCGAGGAACGGCGAGCATCTGCTATGATCACCAAGCCAGGGAGTGTTTACCCGGGAAAGGAAGACTTGAAGAAGAGTGCCGCCCCGATGCTGAGAGGCGGACTGGTTGGCTTTTTTCTCGGGTTGCTTCCAGGCTGCTCTGCCGCCATCACTGCCTTTCTCGCCTATGATCTGGAGAAAAAAGTATCTCGACACCCCGAAACATTTGGGAAAGGTGCGATGGAAGGTGTGGCGGCACCCGAAGCTGCTAACAATGCGACGAGCAGCGCAGGCTTTATCCCGTTATTCTCACTGGGTATCCCATCCTCACCACCGCTGGCCATTCTACTCGCAGGGTTAATGATTTACGGCCTGACACCGGGACCCGTACTATTCGAGCAGCATGCTCCCTTCGTCTGGACGGTCATTGCCTCCATGTTCGTAGGGAATGCAATGCTCTTGATCCTGAACTTGCCGATGGTATGGGTCTGGGTCAAGCTCACGCGGGTTCCCTACGGCATCATGGCTCCGATTATCCTGATGTTTTGCACGATCGGGGCATACAGCGTGCGAAACAGCATGTTTGACGTACTGATCGCTTTTCTCTTTGGTGGGCTCGGTTTTCTGTTTCACAAATACAAATGGCCAGTCGTTCCCCTCGTCCTGTGCTTTATTTTAGGTCCGTTGCTGGAGGAATCCTTTATCCAGACGATGGCCATGGGGGCAGGAGATCTATCCATCGTATGGAATCGGCCGATTTCGCTGGTTCTTCTCATAGCGGCAGCTGCCCTATTGGTCATTTCCATCCTGCTGAACAGGCGTACGAATCAGCGGGTGAAGGAAGCACGGGCGCGGGGCATGGATGTTGCGTAG
- a CDS encoding acyl-CoA dehydrogenase family protein has product MQSIQPLTQEIAMELIREMLPTIQSRATLTEELRCQPKDTILAFKDAGLIRALMPKRWGGSELGIDTMYRTTAELAKADPSTGWCFGLLVLHSWMLAYYSEEAQQEVWGENADACIASSFGGSPANRVTRVEEGYLVEGEWGFSSGIDHSDWAMIFAHAVSEDANEAPKAMMMLIPKRDFTILPTWKTIAQRGTGSNNLRVEQVFIPEHRTIDMVAWCQKGEGPGSSMSTNPLYKYPLYAVIPVSLASALLGASLGAYELWRDGIKGKSTVRNARVVDFTHQQIRVAEVSATLDAAQALFEKSLARLTAAEPIDTYERLRLRRNYGYTARLCNQAVKTMMESSGAGSMFEANPLQRYWRDVQASAMHITFNMDHLGEMFGKLELGLPLNQKDSLLS; this is encoded by the coding sequence ATGCAGAGCATTCAACCACTAACACAGGAAATAGCGATGGAGCTCATCCGGGAAATGCTGCCGACGATTCAATCCCGAGCTACGCTTACGGAAGAACTCCGCTGTCAGCCAAAAGACACGATTCTAGCCTTCAAGGACGCTGGACTGATCCGAGCACTTATGCCCAAGCGTTGGGGAGGATCGGAGCTGGGTATCGATACGATGTACAGGACGACGGCTGAGCTGGCAAAAGCAGATCCATCAACGGGCTGGTGCTTTGGTTTGCTGGTCTTGCATTCGTGGATGCTCGCCTATTATTCCGAAGAAGCTCAGCAAGAGGTGTGGGGAGAAAATGCAGATGCGTGTATTGCCTCTTCCTTTGGTGGGTCTCCTGCCAATCGGGTCACGCGTGTAGAAGAGGGATATCTAGTCGAAGGGGAGTGGGGGTTCTCATCCGGGATTGACCATAGCGACTGGGCAATGATATTTGCCCATGCAGTTTCAGAGGATGCCAATGAAGCTCCAAAGGCGATGATGATGCTCATCCCAAAAAGAGATTTTACGATTCTCCCAACGTGGAAAACCATCGCACAGAGAGGGACAGGGAGTAATAATCTGCGAGTGGAGCAGGTATTTATACCTGAGCATCGGACGATTGATATGGTGGCATGGTGCCAGAAAGGCGAAGGACCTGGCAGCAGCATGTCAACGAATCCCTTGTACAAGTATCCTTTGTATGCCGTAATTCCCGTGAGCCTCGCTTCTGCCCTGCTCGGCGCAAGTCTCGGGGCGTATGAGCTGTGGAGAGATGGGATAAAAGGAAAGTCCACGGTACGAAATGCGCGGGTAGTTGATTTTACCCATCAGCAAATCCGAGTAGCCGAAGTATCTGCTACTTTGGATGCGGCACAAGCGTTGTTTGAAAAATCATTGGCGAGATTGACAGCAGCGGAGCCAATCGACACGTATGAACGGTTGCGCTTGCGCCGAAATTACGGATATACTGCCAGGCTGTGTAATCAAGCGGTCAAAACCATGATGGAGTCCAGTGGTGCGGGCAGCATGTTTGAGGCGAACCCGTTGCAGCGCTACTGGAGAGACGTACAGGCATCGGCCATGCACATTACGTTTAACATGGACCATCTGGGGGAAATGTTCGGCAAGCTAGAACTGGGATTGCCTTTGAATCAAAAGGATTCGTTGCTTTCCTAA
- a CDS encoding tripartite tricarboxylate transporter substrate binding protein: MKGYKQWSTVVMSFLMAVSVSACGADSPQAEQSAPKPAQTSPAEAAAPTPDYPTKQIEYIVPYSAGGGVDLVARATADYLSKEWGQPIVVVNKAGGGGAVGAEYALKQAKPDGYTALAVNVSNTTMLTAGMLNSPVKNEDQIYTTRIGKGTLAFAVKADAPWKDFAEFSQWVKVNPEQLTWTSVGPAGFSAFGVAEWLDAIGADFSKTRMIVTKGASDSVPKVAGGHAILAVHTVGEIMPMLQAGKVKILAVSGKERSPFLPDVPTAEESGMKGLTVFWWTGVSFAKGTPDYVVTKWQDAIAKMEKDPAFAKKLTDIQVESAYANREDFNQDVIRETEYYTELATKKNMRK; encoded by the coding sequence TTGAAAGGTTATAAGCAATGGTCAACAGTCGTGATGTCTTTTTTGATGGCTGTCTCCGTCAGTGCTTGCGGAGCGGATTCACCCCAGGCGGAGCAGAGCGCTCCCAAACCCGCGCAGACTTCGCCAGCCGAAGCGGCGGCACCCACTCCTGACTATCCGACCAAACAGATCGAGTATATCGTGCCGTATTCAGCAGGAGGCGGCGTAGATCTCGTTGCACGGGCTACCGCTGACTATTTGAGTAAGGAATGGGGACAGCCAATCGTCGTGGTCAACAAAGCGGGTGGCGGTGGCGCAGTAGGCGCGGAATACGCTTTGAAGCAAGCCAAACCGGACGGCTATACAGCTCTGGCCGTAAATGTTTCGAATACGACGATGCTCACCGCGGGTATGCTGAATTCCCCCGTGAAAAATGAGGATCAGATCTATACGACGCGAATCGGAAAAGGAACGCTGGCTTTTGCCGTCAAGGCTGACGCTCCGTGGAAGGATTTTGCCGAGTTCTCCCAGTGGGTAAAAGTGAATCCAGAGCAATTGACTTGGACGTCGGTCGGACCGGCAGGATTTTCCGCCTTTGGTGTAGCTGAATGGCTCGATGCGATTGGTGCAGATTTCTCCAAGACGAGAATGATTGTGACAAAAGGTGCTTCCGATTCCGTGCCAAAAGTAGCTGGGGGCCATGCGATTCTAGCTGTTCATACGGTCGGTGAAATCATGCCGATGCTACAAGCGGGCAAAGTCAAGATTCTCGCGGTATCAGGCAAGGAGCGTAGCCCATTTCTCCCAGACGTACCAACAGCGGAAGAGTCGGGAATGAAAGGACTGACCGTTTTCTGGTGGACGGGTGTTTCCTTTGCCAAAGGTACGCCAGACTATGTAGTGACAAAATGGCAGGACGCGATCGCCAAAATGGAGAAAGATCCTGCGTTTGCGAAGAAGTTGACGGATATTCAGGTGGAGTCGGCCTACGCAAATCGGGAAGATTTTAATCAAGACGTTATCCGTGAAACGGAATACTACACGGAATTGGCAACGAAAAAGAATATGCGGAAATAA
- a CDS encoding multicopper oxidase domain-containing protein, with the protein MSNKVDRRQLLKMGMFGTLGALGATVLAPFERVFGSGMHTSTTTSTTPSTKMDHVRMGHGYDPGNEVTEGLKMAQKVLTDFDYGKVSVLPSGQTLREFEITSTEQTVEVAKGMMFPGWVYNGRIPGPTIRCTEGDKIRVTFKNLSSHPHNIHFHGIHPTNMDGLEPVPPGETFVYEFDCKPYGLHVYHCHVMPLTRHIHKGMYGNFIVDPIKPREKALELNMVMNGFDLDLDGENDIYTVNGYAFAFHNHPIQVKAGELVRLYLSNMTEFDLLNSFHLHANFFHYTANGHESNPRIFTDTISQIQGERGILEIVFPQPGRYMFHAHQSEFSELGWMGFFEAK; encoded by the coding sequence GTGTCGAATAAAGTAGATAGACGACAATTATTAAAGATGGGGATGTTCGGCACATTGGGCGCATTAGGGGCTACCGTTCTAGCGCCGTTTGAACGTGTTTTTGGTTCCGGCATGCACACGAGTACGACCACGAGCACAACGCCGAGTACAAAGATGGATCATGTCCGAATGGGACACGGATACGATCCGGGTAACGAGGTTACGGAAGGATTGAAGATGGCACAGAAAGTACTCACTGATTTTGACTATGGCAAGGTGAGTGTTCTACCCAGCGGCCAGACGTTAAGGGAGTTTGAAATCACCTCCACGGAACAAACGGTTGAAGTAGCCAAAGGGATGATGTTTCCTGGATGGGTATATAATGGCCGGATTCCTGGACCAACGATCCGTTGTACAGAGGGTGACAAGATTCGTGTAACATTCAAGAATCTATCCAGTCATCCGCATAACATTCACTTCCACGGGATTCATCCGACCAATATGGATGGATTAGAGCCAGTGCCACCGGGAGAAACCTTTGTGTATGAATTTGATTGCAAACCGTACGGCTTACATGTTTATCACTGCCACGTAATGCCGTTGACTCGCCACATCCATAAAGGAATGTACGGGAATTTCATCGTTGATCCGATAAAGCCGAGGGAAAAGGCGCTAGAACTCAACATGGTGATGAATGGCTTCGATCTGGATTTGGATGGGGAAAACGATATTTATACCGTCAATGGATACGCTTTCGCCTTTCACAATCATCCTATCCAAGTGAAAGCAGGAGAACTGGTCCGGCTCTATCTCAGCAATATGACCGAATTTGACTTGTTGAATTCGTTTCACCTTCACGCAAACTTTTTCCATTACACAGCAAACGGACACGAGTCTAATCCTCGTATTTTCACAGATACCATCTCTCAGATCCAGGGTGAACGAGGAATTCTTGAGATCGTGTTTCCTCAGCCCGGACGTTATATGTTCCATGCTCATCAAAGCGAGTTTTCTGAATTGGGCTGGATGGGATTTTTTGAAGCCAAGTAA
- a CDS encoding YfcC family protein — MVSRVPHVFVILFSVILLAAIATYVVTPGEYDRAEDANGRMIAVDGSYHSVEAERAGFMDVFQSIYTGMNEASDIIFYIFIVGGSFGILRSTNVIEGAVGSISQRMAGREKLIIPVLMVFFALGGAMLGLAEETIPYITILVPLMLRLGFDSMTGAAIVLLGTSAGFASAFMNPFTVGVAQGIAQIPVFSGLGLRLVMWVVFVGVSIWFVMRYADKVKKDPKSSITYDSDLTMKEKQPQTEQFTGLTGRQKLVLTILLATLVVLAIGVSKLGWYLTEIAGLFLLMGILMGIVSKLSLNNIAEAFIEGCRTLVMGALVVGVARGILVILQDGKIMDTILYGLANAVGSLPSGLTAIGMYIVQCLISYIIPSGSGQAAVTMPIMAPLGDLVGVTRQTAVLAFQLGDGISNIFTPTSGYFMAGLALAGVSWVKWAKWILPLIIGHYLLGALFVTIAHLIGYQ; from the coding sequence ATGGTTTCAAGAGTGCCTCACGTATTTGTCATTTTGTTTTCCGTCATTTTGCTCGCGGCTATTGCTACCTACGTGGTTACTCCTGGGGAGTATGATCGTGCAGAGGATGCCAATGGGCGCATGATCGCTGTGGATGGCAGCTACCATTCGGTTGAAGCGGAAAGAGCCGGTTTCATGGATGTGTTTCAATCCATTTACACAGGGATGAACGAAGCATCTGATATCATTTTTTATATTTTTATTGTTGGTGGCTCTTTCGGAATTTTGCGCTCGACGAATGTCATAGAAGGTGCGGTGGGAAGCATTTCCCAGCGGATGGCGGGTCGAGAAAAACTGATCATTCCGGTCTTGATGGTCTTCTTTGCATTAGGAGGAGCGATGCTCGGACTTGCAGAAGAGACGATTCCGTATATCACGATTCTCGTTCCTCTCATGCTGAGGCTAGGCTTTGACTCGATGACGGGTGCTGCGATCGTTTTGCTCGGGACATCGGCTGGTTTTGCTTCTGCTTTTATGAACCCATTTACGGTGGGTGTCGCACAAGGGATTGCGCAGATTCCGGTCTTCTCCGGTTTGGGGCTGCGTCTGGTCATGTGGGTCGTATTTGTCGGAGTCAGTATCTGGTTTGTCATGCGCTACGCAGATAAAGTGAAAAAGGATCCGAAGAGCAGCATTACCTACGATTCGGATCTGACGATGAAAGAAAAGCAACCGCAGACGGAGCAGTTTACCGGTTTGACGGGAAGACAAAAGCTGGTTTTGACGATCTTGCTGGCTACTCTGGTAGTACTGGCGATCGGCGTATCAAAGCTGGGCTGGTATTTGACTGAAATCGCTGGACTGTTCTTGTTGATGGGCATTCTGATGGGAATCGTTTCAAAGCTCTCACTAAACAACATCGCAGAAGCATTTATCGAAGGTTGCCGCACGTTGGTGATGGGGGCGCTGGTCGTTGGTGTCGCTCGTGGTATTCTGGTGATTTTGCAAGATGGCAAGATCATGGATACGATCCTGTACGGACTGGCAAACGCTGTCGGATCCCTTCCATCCGGCCTGACTGCGATCGGGATGTACATCGTCCAATGTCTGATTAGTTACATCATTCCGTCTGGTAGTGGACAAGCCGCAGTTACGATGCCGATCATGGCACCACTGGGAGACTTAGTCGGTGTGACTCGCCAAACAGCCGTACTCGCTTTCCAATTAGGGGACGGTATCTCCAATATTTTCACTCCGACCTCTGGGTATTTCATGGCTGGTCTCGCACTGGCAGGGGTCTCGTGGGTGAAATGGGCCAAGTGGATTTTGCCACTGATCATCGGTCACTATTTACTGGGCGCTCTCTTTGTGACGATTGCGCATTTGATTGGCTATCAATAA
- a CDS encoding ZIP family metal transporter produces MSQKDMRGKEKRASKWFLTAILPVGLLVIALSMFFTLGIGVEQDPAAPIENVSIKRVDVVSDGFVLDVENVGPEDVTIAMVMVNDAIWNANFQPSDTLGRFESGKIYIPYPWVYGEPHSIKLMTANSVAFETEVPVAQLSPVPSAGLFAKYAIIGLYVGVVPVGLGLLWYPFMKNFSRRGIHAMLALTIGLLMFLVVDTFQEGLEIAGEAASVYQGVSVLFLGALLSFLGLIAFDQYNARKQRGNHSGLRTSYLLASGIGLHNLGEGLAIGSAFALGEGALGTFLVIGFTLHNITEGIGIAAPLLNERPKAPTFLSLAVIAGAPAIIGTWIGGFAFSPILATLFLGIGAGAIIQVIYVITRHLLKESHESKLPSVSWLNVTSMFVGIVIMYATAFLVKF; encoded by the coding sequence ATGAGTCAAAAGGACATGCGAGGAAAAGAAAAGAGAGCTAGCAAATGGTTTTTGACGGCTATCCTGCCGGTTGGGTTATTAGTTATCGCACTTTCTATGTTTTTTACTCTGGGTATCGGGGTGGAACAAGACCCGGCAGCACCCATCGAAAATGTGTCTATAAAACGGGTAGATGTAGTGAGTGACGGTTTCGTTTTAGATGTAGAGAATGTAGGACCTGAAGATGTGACGATTGCGATGGTAATGGTTAATGATGCGATTTGGAATGCTAACTTTCAACCATCCGATACATTGGGACGGTTTGAATCTGGGAAGATCTACATCCCTTATCCGTGGGTATATGGAGAACCTCACAGTATCAAGCTGATGACTGCTAACTCCGTTGCATTCGAAACGGAAGTGCCTGTTGCGCAATTAAGCCCAGTGCCATCTGCAGGATTGTTTGCCAAGTACGCGATTATTGGTTTATATGTCGGAGTTGTTCCGGTCGGATTGGGTCTGCTATGGTATCCTTTCATGAAGAATTTTTCCCGTAGAGGCATTCATGCCATGCTGGCACTCACCATTGGACTGTTGATGTTCCTAGTGGTGGATACGTTTCAAGAAGGGTTGGAAATAGCAGGTGAAGCTGCCTCTGTTTATCAGGGGGTCAGCGTACTGTTTTTAGGTGCATTGCTCAGCTTTTTGGGTCTAATTGCTTTTGATCAATATAACGCGAGAAAGCAACGCGGCAATCATTCAGGTTTACGTACATCATATCTTCTCGCCAGTGGGATTGGACTTCATAACCTTGGTGAAGGTTTGGCGATCGGATCAGCCTTTGCGTTAGGAGAAGGTGCCCTTGGTACCTTTTTAGTGATCGGCTTCACACTCCATAACATTACGGAAGGAATCGGAATTGCTGCCCCTCTCTTGAACGAGAGACCTAAGGCGCCCACTTTCCTGTCCCTTGCTGTGATAGCCGGAGCACCAGCCATAATTGGAACATGGATTGGTGGGTTTGCCTTTTCCCCCATCCTGGCCACATTGTTTTTGGGTATCGGGGCGGGGGCTATTATTCAAGTCATCTACGTCATCACACGTCATTTGCTTAAGGAAAGTCACGAGTCGAAGTTGCCTTCTGTATCTTGGTTGAATGTCACAAGTATGTTTGTGGGTATCGTCATCATGTACGCAACAGCTTTCCTAGTGAAGTTTTAA
- a CDS encoding twin-arginine translocase TatA/TatE family subunit has protein sequence MLSSIGIPGLILILVIALVMFGPSKLPQIGRAFGDTIREFKKSTKDVFEDESHSKK, from the coding sequence ATGTTATCGAGCATTGGAATACCGGGGTTGATATTGATACTTGTCATTGCGCTTGTTATGTTTGGACCAAGTAAACTTCCGCAAATTGGTCGAGCATTCGGCGATACGATACGGGAATTTAAGAAATCAACGAAAGACGTATTTGAAGATGAGTCACATAGTAAAAAGTGA